CGGTCCGCGACCCGGCCTCGAGCGCCAGCAGCAGCAGGGCGAGGCCGAAGCAGGGCAGGCCCAGCTCCAGCAGCAGCGGGGGCTGGGGCCTCCCGGCGAGGATCATCGCGCCCTTGCCGACCCAGGCAAGGCCGCCGGTCGTCGCCGCGACGGCCGCACACCGCACCACTGCGCCGGCCATGGCCCATCGTGACACCGCGACGACGGCCGCGACAGGGGGTCAGGCCCGGTCAGTCCGAGCCGGGAAGCGGGCCGCCGTACCAGTCGGCGATCAGCGACGACGAGATCGAGACGCCGCGCGGCACCTGCATCTCACCGGCGGCGACGGCGGCCGCGAACTCCTCTCGCGAGAACCACCGCGCGGCCTCGATCTCCGCCCCGTCGACATCGATCTCACGGGTCTCTGCGTGGGCCACGAACCCCAGCATCAGGCTGGCCGGCAGCGGCCAGGGTTGGTTGCCGAAGTACGTCACCTCGCCGACCCGGACGCCGACCTCCTCGTCGACCTCCCGGCGTACGGCGTCCTCGAGCGTCTCGCCCGGCTCGCAGAACCCGGCCAGGGTCGACCAGCGGTCCGCTGGCCAGCGCGGCTGCCGACCGAGCAGGAGCTCCTCGCCGTGGCGCACCGCCATGATCACGGCCGGATCGGTCCGCGGGAACTGCGCGCGGTCGCACCGCGGGCACCGCAGCTCGTGACCCGCCGCCCGCGAGACCAGTGGGGTCGCGCAGCGGGGGCAGAAGCGGGTGGCGTGGTGCCACTCGGCGAGCCCGATCGCGTGGAAGAGCAGCGGGGCCAGCTCGGGACGTCCCGGCAGCGCGGGCAGCAGCCCGCGCAGCGGTACCCACTCCTCGGGGTCGCCCGGCGCCGCCTCCGGCGCCACGATCGAGGCGAACCAGGTCGTCCCGTCGGTCTCGCCCAGCAGCACCCGGGTGCCGTCCGGGGCCTCGGCCGCCGGGACGAGCGGCACCTCCCCGCCGAGGACCCGCAGCCGGGTCCCGGCCACGACCAGGACCCGCGTGGCCGGGTCGGCCCAGCGCTCCTCGAGCCACGCTTCGTCCGTGCGCTGCAGGCCCAGGCGGTTGTGGGCGTGCCGCGAGAGGGCGACGTGGGGCAGCAGCTCGTCGGTCACGTCGATGAGGCTAACGCGCGGCGTCGCCGGTAGTTTCCACCCCTGTGAGCACCCACATCGGCGCCGCACCCGGCGACATCGCACCCACCGTCCTGATGCCCGGCGACCCGCTCCGGGCGAAGTGGATCGCCGAGACCTTCCTCGACGACGCCCGCTGCTACAGCGAGGTGCGCGGGATGTACGGCTTCACGGGCACCTGGCAGGGCCGCCCGGTCTCGGTCCAGGGGTCGGGCATGGGGCAGCCGTCGCTGGCCATCTACGCCAACGAGCTCTTCCGCGACTACGACGTGCAGACCGCCATCCGGGTCGGCTCGTGCGGCGCGCTCACCGAGAAGCTCGCCATCCGGGACCTGGTCATCGCCTCCGGCGCGTGCACCGACTCCTCGATGAACCACATCGCCTTCGAGGGACTCGACTACGCCCCCGTCGCCGACTTCGGGCTGCTCCGCGACGCTGCCGCGGCCGCTCCCGAGGCCCACGTGGGGCTGATCTTCTCCAGCGACTCCTTCTACGCCGCCCGACCCGAGCTGGTCGCGCGGATGGTGGACTACGGGGTGCTGGCCGTCGAAATGGAGGCGAGCGCGCTCTACACGCTGGCCGCGAAGCACGGCCGCCGGGCGCTGGCGATCTGCACCGTCTCCGACCACATCGTCACCGGCGAGGAGACCACCTCTCAGGAGCGGGAGCAGACCTTCGGCCGGATGGTCGAGGTCGCGCTCACGGCGTCGCAGCCGGGCTGACCAGGCCCTCGAGCTCCTCACGACCGGGCAGGGCCTCCGGCTCCACGAGCTCGCCGTGGCGGACGTAGAAGAAGCCGGCGCGGACCCGGTCGAGCGGCACGCCGGTGAGCTCGGCCCACGCCAGGCGGTAGAGGGCGAGCTGGAGCGGGTCGGCGGTGCGCCGGCGGTTGGTCTTCCAGTCGACGACGAGGAAGCTCCCGTCGGGCTCGGCGTAGACGGCGTCGATCCGGCCGCGCACCACCTGGCCGGCCAGCACCAGCGCGAAGGGCGCCTCCACGGCGTGGGGGGCACGGTCGGCGAAAGGCCCTGACTCGAAGGCGGCGACCAGCGCGGCGAGGTCGTCGGCGTCGTCGATCTCGGCGTCGGCGCGTCCGGGGAGCTCGTCGGCGTCGATCAGCTGCTGCTGCCCGAAGCGCGCCTCCACCCAGGCGTGGAAGCGGGTGCCGAAGCGGGCCGCCGGAGCCGGCGGCCTCGGCATCGGCCGGGCCAGGTCGCGGGCGAAGCCCTCGGGGTCGTCCCGCAACCGCGCCAGTGCCGTGGCGGACAGGCTCGACGGCAGGGGTACGTCGACGACGTCGGCCCGGTCGGCCCGCGCCTCGTCGAGCAGCCGCTCGATCGCGTCGTCCCACGCCTGCACCTCCGCCAGCGAGGCGAGGTCGAGCTCGTCGTCGTCGGCGGCCGGGTCGACCTCGCGCACGAGCTCGGAGGCCTCGAGCCGCCGCAGCGCCTCGGCGGTGTGCTCGGTGACCGGCCAGGGCTGCGGCTCGGGACCGATGGCGGCGAGCTCCGCCACCTCGGGCTCCGGCGTCCACGGCTCCGGTGACGCGCCGCGGGCAGCGATCGCCTCCACCACCGCCTGCTGGTAGCGGGAGGGGCCGATCGGCGCCGCGCGGTAGAGGCGCCAGTGGGAGGAGACGCTGAGCAGGCTGCGGGCGCGGGTGACCGCGACGTAGCCGAGCCGGAGCTCCTCGACCGCCTCGTGTTCGCGGCTCCGCTTCTTGAAGTCCTCGAGCCCGGCGCGGGTGCGCTCGGTGAGCTGCGGCAGGTCCACGGCGTCGCCCCGCAGTGGTGAGGGCAGCACCCAGCCCACCGAGGTCCACAGGCTGCGGGAGCGCTCGGTGGGGAACTTCTTCTCGCTGACCCCGACCAGGAACACCGCGTCCCACTCCAGCCCCTTGGCGCGGTGGACGGTCAGCAGCTTCACCGAGTCGGCCTCGGTCGGGGTGGCGACGTCGAGGCCGGTCCCGAGCTCGTCCTCGGCCTCGAGGTAGGCGAGCAAGGACCCGAGGGAGTGGTCGCCGTCGATGGCCTGGAACTCCGCGACGGCCTTCACGAAGAGGTCGAGGTTGTCGCGCCGGGCGGAGGCCGCCGCCGAGGTGGAGGAGGCCAGCTCGACGTCGATGCCGGTGGTGTCGATGATCAGCCGCACCAGGTCGAGCAACGACTCCCCGCCGTGACGACGGAGCATCCGCAGCTCCCCGGAGAGCAGCGCGAACCGCTCCCGCGCGGCCGCGGAGTAGGGGTAGGTGGCGTCACCGGGGTCGTCGATGGCGTCGCAGAGGGACAGGATCTCGGTCGGGTCAGCCCCGGCGACGGCCTGCTCGAGCTCGTCGATGAGCCGCCCGCGGGAGGAGCGCCCCTCGGGGTCGGCGGCCAGGTCGCGGGCGCGACGGCCCAGGATCGCCAGGTCACGCGGCCCGATCGCCCACCGGGGACCCGTGAGGAGGTTGAGCAGGTCGGCGTTGGCGGTCAGGTCGTGGAGCAGGGTGAGCGTCGAGACCACCATCGAGACCTCAGGCAGGCGGAGCAGGCCGTTGAGTCCGACGATCTCGACCGGGATCCCGTCGGCGGTCAGGGCGTCGAAGACCTCGGCCGCCGTGGCGTTGTCACGCGTGAGCACACCGATCCGGCGCCAGGTCCCGGGCTCGCGGGGATCCTCGGGGAGGGCTGCGATGTCCCGCTGGGCGGCGTGCACCTGGCCGGGCAGCCACGCCAGCTCCGCGGCCACGCTCGGGTGGAGGCTGGCGCGCACCTCGCCCGGTGCGGCACCCTCGGCCGGTCGCAGCGGCGTGAGCGGCACGGCGGGGTCGGCGTAGAGCGGCCGCGCGAGGTGGTTGGCCGCCTCCAGGATCGAGGCGTCGGACCGTCGGCTCACCGTGAGCTGGTGGCGCGGGATGTCGGGTGAGCCGTCGGCCCGGGGAAAGGTGCGCCCGACGTGGAGGATGTTGGACACCGACGCTCCGCGCCAGCCGTAGATCGCCTGGTTGGGGTCTCCGACGGCGGTCACGGCGTGACCGCGCCCCTGCCCGGCGTCGGGGCCGGAGAAGAGCGCGCCGAGCAGCATCGACTGCGCGACGGAGGTGTCCTGGTACTCGTCGAGCAGCACGATCCGGAACTTGGCCCGCTCCCCCGCCCCCACGTCGGGGTGCTCGCGGGCGAGCCGGGTGGCGAGCTCGATCTGGTCGGAGAAGTCCATCAGCCCCAGCTCCCGCTTGAGCCGGCGGTAGTCCTCGACGAGCCGGAGCAGCTCGGCGCGTTCGGCGATCTTGTCGAGCACCTTCTGGAGGTCGGCCTTGGCCTTCTCCGTCGCGAGCGCCGCCTCCATCGCGCGCTGCTCGCGCGCGTCGAACGCCCGGACGTCGTCGGGCGCCACGAGGTGCTCGCTCATCGCGCCGTCGAGGGCCAGCAGGTTGCCGATGACGTGCTTGGGGCTGTCCGTGAGGAGCTGGACCTCGTGGGTGTGGCGAGCCACGGCGCGTCCGGCGAGCTGGTAGCGGGAGGCGTCGGCCATCACCCGGGTGTCGGGCTCGTGGCCGATCCGCAGGCCCTGCTCGGTGAGCAGGGAGGCTGCGTAGGCGTTGTAGGTCGCCACGGTCGGCTCGAGCCGCTCCTCGTCCTCGGTGGCGACCTCGGGCAGCAGCCCGGCCCGGGAGAGCGCGACCCGGATGTCGATGGCGAGCTCGCCGGCGGCCTTGGACGTGAAGGTGAGGCCCAGCACCTCGTCGGCGCGCACCTGGCCGGTGGCGACGAGGTAGACGACCCGGGCCGCCATCAGCGTCGTCTTGCCGGACCCGGCGCCGGCGATCACGACCGTCGGCTCCAACGGCGCGCTGACGGCCGGCCACTGCTCCTCGCTGACGGGGAACCTGGCCTGCATCACCGCCTGCAGGTCGGCGGGGGTATGGATCTCGACGGGGGTCACGACAGCACCGTCCCGGACTGCTGGGCGGGGCAGAGCAGCTGGAAGTCGCAGTGGTCGCAGACCTTGCCGGGGCGGACCTCGAGGGCCTCCTTGCGGACCACCTGCACCGCGGCCATCAGCTGCTCCTCGATCGGGAGGGTGCCCGACTCCCCTGGCCGCTGGGGCTCCTGCGACTGCACCTTGAGGGCCTTGGTCCCCTTGCGCAGCTGCCAGAGCTCGGCGCCTCCCGCCTCCGCGCCGGGGCCGAGGCGGTCGGCGAAGCCGCCGTGGTCGACGGCGTACTGGTAGAGGCCGAGCTGCGGGTGCTCGACCATCTCCTTGTCGGGCAGGGGGTACTTGCCGGTCTTGAGGTCGATGACGACGACCCGGCCGTCGGTGTCGACCTCGAGCCGATCGGCGCGGCCTCGCAGGAGCACCTGCTCGCCGTCGGGGAGCACCACCTCCGCCCGGAAGTCGGCCTCGGACGCGACGACGCTGCGGCCCCGCTCCAGCCGGTGCCAGTCGAGGAACCGGGCGAGCGCGGCCCGCACCTGCTCGCGCTCGCGCGTGGCCGACCAGGGAGTGCGGAACGTCAGCTGCCGCCAGACGTCGTCGACCAGGCCCATCAGGCCGTCGACGGGGTCGCCCGCGCCGGGGTCGAGCACCACCCCGGTGTCGTCGCCGAGGTCGGCTCGGGTCACGCCGTCGGCGATGGCGTGGACGACGTTTCCGAAGCCCTGCGAGGCGCTGGTGGCGCGCGCTCCGCCTGCCTCGCGCTCGAGGAACCACTTGGCCGGGCACTCGGTGATCGAGGAGAGCATGCTGGCGGTCACCGGCACCGGACGCCCGGGAGCGACCAGAGGGCGGTCGCTGGCGGTCAGGGCGCGGGTGCCCCACCAGGTCGCCGGGTCGGCCGCCGGCACGAGCGAGCGGTCGCCGATCCGCTCGGTCGCGAGCCGGGCCAGGCGTCGCGCGGCCGCCAGGCGCAGGGGCTCGGCGGTCGCCGGGTCGGAGACCGTACGCCGCAGCTCGGCGACCAGCCCGGCCAACGACAGCGGGCGGCGCGGGCGGCCGGACTCGTGACGGATGCGCCGCTCGTCGCCGGGCGGGAAGAGCTCGGCCAGGAACCGGGACGGCTGCTCGCCGTCGTCGTCGGGCGAGGCCACCGCGGTCACCAGCAGTGTCCGTCGGGCCCGGGTGCAGGCGACGTAGAAGAGCCGCCGCTCCTCGGTGAGCATCGCCCGCGTCGAGACCGGGGGCACCAGCCCGTCCCCGCCGAGCCGGTCGGGCGCCAGCAGCGAGGCCCGGCGCCGGAGGTCGGGCCACGCCTCCTCCTGGACGTGGGCGACGACCACCAGGTCCCACTCCAGGCCCTTGGCGCGGTGGGCGGTCAGCAGCCGGACCGCGTCACCGCGGACGCCCTCCTCGGCGAGCGTGTCACCGGGGATCTGCTGGGCGCGCAGGGTCGCCAGGAACTCGCCCACGGCCCGGTGGCCCCGCTGCTCGTCGGCGCGCGCCGCGGCCTCGAACAGCGCACCGACGGCGTCGAGGTCGCGGTGGGCCAGCCGCGCCCCCTGGCCCCCGGCCTCGACGCGGGACCGGAGCAGTCGCGGCCAGCTCGTGCCGTCCCACAGCGTCCAGAGGACGCCCTCGGCGGTGCCGTCGCCCTCGAGCACCTCCCGCGCCCGCACCAGCAGCCGGGCGAAGGAGGCGGTGCGGGCGACGGCCTCGCCGGTCAGGCCCTCGAGCAGGGCGGGGTCGAGCACGGCGGCCCTGACCAGGGCGTCGGAGGGTCGCGGGACCCGCTCCTCGGCGGCCGCCACGGCCTTCTCGCGGAGCCGGGCCTGCCGCGCCAGGGCCCGCAGCTCGGTCGCGTCGAGGCCGACGAGCGGCGAGGTGAGCAGACCGCTCACGGTCGGGGCGTCGACGTGGTGGGGCGAGGCGGGGTCGTCGATCCCGCGGTGGACGACGAGCCGCAGGGCGGTCAGCAGCGGCTGGACGGCCGGCTCCTGGCCGAGCGGGAGGTCGTCGGCCGCGACCTCGACGGGCACACCCGCCGCGGCCAGCGAGCGGCGTACGGCGGGGAGGACCGAGCGGCCGGAGCGGACCAGCACCGCCATCTGCGACCACGGCAGGCCGTCCTCGAGGTGGGCCCGGCGGAGCCGGTCGGCGAGGTGCTCGGCCTCGGCACGGGCGGTGTCGTAGGTGACCACCTCGACGCCGTCGCCCGGCCGGTCCTCGGCTGCGGCCTCGGGGCGTGCGAACGCCTCGCGGACCTCGGGCGGGATGCTGCCGGGGAGCGAGAGCCGGCCCGCGACCCGCTGGGAGGCCAGCAGCAGCCGGGGACCGAAGCGTCGGGTGGTGCGCAGGGCGACCACGTCGGCGGGTCGACCGTCGGCGTGGGGGAACTCGGTCGGGAACTCGAGGATGCCGCGCACGTCGGCGCCGCGGAAGGCGTAGATCGACTGGTGGGGGTCGCCCACGACCGTGAGGTCGCGGCCGTCGCCGGCGAGCGCCCGGAGCAGGCGGACCTGGCTGGGGTCGGTGTCCTGGTACTCGTCCACGAGGACGTGCGCGAACCGGGCCCGCAGCTCCGCGCGGTGCTCCTCGGCGTCGAGCACGGCGCGCTGGATCAGGTCGGCGTAGTCGGTGGCGCCCTGCAGGTCGAGGTTGAGGAGGTACTGGTCGAGGAACAGGCCCGCGGCCTCGAACTCGGCCACGCCCTCCTCCCGGCCGATGCGGCGCAGCTCCTCGGGGCCGAGCCCCTTCTCGCGGGCGCGCGCCAGGACGTCGAGCACCTCGCGCGCGAAGCCGCGGGTGCCGACCGCCTCCCGCAGCGTGTCGGGCCAGCGCACCGACTCGGGGGCGTGGGTCAGGAGGTCCTGGAGCACCACGTCCTGCTCGGGGGCGCTGAGCAGCCGCAGCGGCGTGGCATAGAGCTCCGGCGGCGCGAAGCGCCGGATCAGGCCGAACGCGAAGGAGTGGAAGGTCGAGCTCATCGACGTCGAGACGGTCCGCCCGACCCGCGCGGTCACCCGGTCGCGCAGCTGCTCGGCGGCCTTGCGGGAGAACGTCAGGGCCAGGATCGACGCCGGGTCGGCCCCGTCGTCGATGCGCCGCGCGATCGCCTCGACCAGGGTCGTGGTCTTGCCCGTCCCGGGGCCGGCCAGCACCAGCAGCGGCCCGCCGGGGTGGTCGACGACCGCCTGCTGGTGCTCGTCGAGCACCGGGCGCGCGGCAGCCACGCGCTCGGTCACCAGCCGGTAGGTCGTCATGGGTCCACCCCATCATGCGGCACCGACACGGGGGCCGTGGCCGCACCGGTCGCGGTCGGGTGTGTGTCGTGGCACGCTGGACGGAGAGGAGGCGAGAGCCATGTCCGAGACCACCGAGTCCGTCACCGTCCTGCAACGCGCGCTCGACCAGGCCGGGGACCTGGTCGCCGCCGTCCACGAGGGCCAGCTCGACCGTCCGACGCCCTGCACGGACTGGGACGTGCGCCGGCTGGCGACGCACCTGCTCGCCGCGCCGCGGAAGTTCCTCGCGGCAGCCCAGGGGCAGGACGTCGACTGGTCGACCGACCCGGCCCCTCCGGAGTCCGGGTGGGCCGAGGCGTTCCGCGAGGCCGCCGACGACCTCGTGCACCACTGGCACCAGCAGGACGAGAGCGCCGGGTCGGCCGACTGGATGACGGCCGAGTTCGCCGTCCACGGCTGGGACCTCGCCCGCGGGCTCGGCCGGCCGAGCTCCGGCCTGGACCCCGACGTCGCGGAGCGCGCGCTGGCGTTCATGTCGCAGGGCCTCACGCCGGAGAACCGGGGCGACGTCTTCGCCCCCGAGCAGCCCGCACCCGAGGGCGCCGGCCCCTACGAGCGGCTGGCGGCGTACGCCGGGCGCCCGGTCGACTGAGGAACCAGCCGTCCTCCGCCGGCTCAGCCGAGGTCGACGATGGCGGCCACCGGCCCGCCGCCCTCCGGCCCCTGGTGGGCTGCCGACACGGACACGAAGACGGCCGGGTCACCGGTGACGGCCGCCGTGACGCCGCCGACGGCAGCCTTGATCTGGCGGTGCCAGTGGACGTCGGAGTCGTCGAGCATGGCGTTGCGCCGGCCGCGCACCTCGCCGTCCTGGGACGCCTCGCACTTGAGGAACAGGTTGACTAGCCGGCCGTCGAGGTCGGTGTGGTGCGGCCGCTCCGGCAGGTCGAGGCCGGCGTCGCGGATCGCCTCCCAGAGGCCGTCCTGGTCGAGGGCGTCCTTCATCACCGAGTGCCCGATCCGGTAGCGACCGCCGACGCCGGGTGCGTTGCCGACGACGACCACCTGGGCCCGGTCGAGCTCGACGCCGCTCGAGCACGACGCGACGGACGAGAACAGCGTGCGGTCCTTGAGCACCTGCTCGTCGGTCGGCATGTCGATCTCGCCGAGCGCGACCGCGATCCCGAGGGCGGTGCCGCCGTTGGAGACGTCCATCGAGTACAGCGTGTCCTCCGTGAAGACCGTCTCCCCCCGCGACTTGGCGTCCGCGATGGTGCCGAGGGTCAGCAGCGGGGTCTTGGTCTGCACGTAGTGGACGTCGCCGGCGTCCTGGATCCCCGCCCGCTCCATCGCGACCTTCACGGCGTCGGCGACCTTGGTGACCATCGCGGTGCGCCCGATGTCCTCGGGCAGCAGCTGCTCGCTCATGGCGAAGCCGACCGTGAGGCGCGGCTCGTCGCTCGGGACGACGTCCTCGTCGGGCACGGTCGCGAAGATCGTCGCGTGGGGGCTGATCACCCCGTCGGTGCCGCCGGACCACACGATCGGCACCTGCTGCACGGCCTCGGGGTCGGCGCCCTTCTCGACCAGCGCCTCGCGGAAGGCGCGGTCCGCGATGATCCGGGTGTAGTCGTTGACCCCGCCGTTGCCCTCGGTCTTGCCGATGATGGCGATCACCCGGTCGGCCGCGAGCACCCCCTCGTCGATGAGCTTCGTCAGCTCCGAGGCGTCCGCCACGGAGTGGATCGGCACCTTGCGGACCTCGATGGCACTGGGCATCAGCTGGTTCCTCTCGGGTTGGGGGTCAGGGTCGGTCGGGCACGACGACGCTGCCGGTCTCGCCGGCGACGGCGTCGATGATCTGGTCGATGGTCGTGATGACGGCGCGGAGGCCGCCGTGCTCGACGAACCTGCAGGCAGCCTCCACCTTGGGCCCCATCGAGCCGCTCGCGAAGTGCCCCTCCGCCAGGTGGCCCCGCATCTCGGACACCGTCACGCGACCGATCGGCTCGGCGTCGGGCTGTCCGTACCGCAGCACCGCGGAGGGTACGTCGGTCGCGACGACGAGCACCTCGGCGTCGACGGTGACCGCGAGCAGCGCGGCGCCGAGGTCCTTGTCGATCACGGCTTCGATCCCGCGCAGCCCGTCGGCCCCACGGACGACGGGCACCCCGCCGCCCCCGTTGGCGACGACGACGTACCCGGCTGCCACCAGGGTGTGGACCGCGCCGGCCTCGAGGATCTCGCGCGGCTCGGGGGACGCCACGATGCGGCGCCACCCCTTCGGGCCTCGGTCCTCCCACACCTGGCCGTGGTCCATGAGAGCGCGCGCCTCCCCCTCGGGCAGGTGGCGCCCGATCGGCTTGGACGGCCGGTGCAGCCCGGGGTCGTCGGCGCCCACGAGGGCCCGCGTCACCAGCGTCGCGGTGGGGCGTGCGATCCCGCGCCGGGCGAGCTCGTTGTCGAGGGCGTTCATGAGCGTGAAGCCGAGCGTGGCCTGGGTCTGGGCGCCGCACCAGTCCAGCGGCACGGGCGGCACGACGGCCGCGGCGATCTCGTTCTTCACCAGCAGGTTGCCGACCTGGGGACCGTTGCCGTGCGTGATGACGACATCGGCACCTGCCTCGATCAGCTCCGCCACGGCCCGCATCGCGACCGCGGCCGCCGCCTGCTGGTCCTCGACACGTGCGCGGCCCTCGGCGTTGGTCATGGCGTTGCCACCCAGCGCCAGCAGGACCCTCATGCGGTGAATCTAGTGACCGGGCCGGTGCCCCACACCAGCAACAGCGGCCAACGCGCGGCCGTGCTGCTGGCAGTTGTTGCCAACAGGCGTGCCTGGTCCGCTCCGCGACTCAGGAGTCGGCGCCACGCCCGATGGCGGCGTACCACTCGGCGAGCCGGCCGTCCCGGCTCACCCGCCGCAGCCGCCGCTCGATCTCCGAGCGGTGCACGCGCGCGCTCGCGACCAGGGCGTGGTCGCCGGCGCGCAGGGCGGTCCGCTCGTTCGGGACGAAGAGCTCGCCCTCCCGCAGCAGCAGGGACAGCACCGCCCCGCGGGGCAGCCGGAGCTCACGCACCTCGACCCCCGCGAGCCGTGACTCCGCCGGCACGGTGAACTGCAGCAGCATCGCGTCGAGGTCGTCGAGCGGTGCGGAGTCGATCCCGACGTCACGGGCGTTGACCGGTTCGGCGGCACCGGTGACCCGGGCGACCCACGGCAGGGTCGGCCCCTGCAGCAGCGTGAAGAGGACCACCAGGAGGAACACCACGTCGAAGATCCGTTCCGCGCCGGGGAGCCCGACGCTCATCGGGATCGTCGCGAGCACGATCGGCACCGCTCCGCGCAGGCCGGCCCAGCTGACGAACGCCTGGTCGCGCCAGGCCATCCCGAACGGGGTCGCGCACACCGCCACCGACAACGGCCGTGCGACGAGCGTGAGGGCCGCCCCCACGACCAGCGCGGTCGGCAGCGCCTCCAGCAACCGGTCCGGGCTGGCCAGCAGCCCGAGCAGCACGAAGAGGCCGATCTGCGCCAGCCACGCCAGGCCCTCCACGAAGCTGTCGGTGGCGCGGCGGTGGGGCAGGTGCGCGTTGCCGAGCACCAGCCCGGCGACGTAGATCGCCATCAGCGGGCTCGCCCCCGCCAGCCCCGCCGTGGCGAAGGCCAGGAACGCGATCGCCAGCGTCGCCAACGGGTAGAGCCCCGAGGCGGGCAGGGCGCTGCGCGCCAGCAGGCGTACGCCGGCCGCCGCCACCAGGCCGCCCACCAGCACGCCGGCGAGCAGCTGGTAGCCGATCTCGCCGGCGATGCCGACGACCCCGGTGCGGTCCCACGCGTCGGAGGTCACCACCGTGACCAGGATGATCACCGGCGGGTCGTTGAAGCCCGACTCCGCCTCCACCGTCGCACGCAGCCGCCCGCGGATCGGCAGCTGGCGCAGCACCGAGAAGACCGCTGCCGCGTCCGTGGACGAGGCGACTGCCCCGAGCACGATCGCGGTGCGGACGTCGACGTCGAGCACCAGCCAGACCAGTCCGCTGGTGACCGCCACGCTCACGAACACCCCGACCGTGGCGAGCACCGCCGCGAGCGGGGCGACCGGCCGGATCACCGACCACTGGGTCGTGAAGCCTCCCTCGGCAAGGATCACGGCGAGCGCGAACGTGCCGAGGACCTGGGTCAGGTCGGCGTCCTCGAAGGGCAGCCCGATGCCGGACTCCCCCAGCGCCAGCCCGATCGCGAGGTACACCAGGAGGCTCGGCAGTCCCGCCCGCGTGGACACGCGGACCGCCGCGACCGCGGCGAGCAGCACGGCCGAGCCCACGAGGACGACCGAGCTGAGGTCAGCGGGCTCCATCGGCCCGTACCGCTGCGTGGACCGCGAGCGGGGCGAGGAGGGCGGCAGTCGGACTGTGGTGCACACCCGGGGGGGTCTGCCCGACCATCGGCCACCTCCTCACCCCGCTCGACCGGCACCTCCGAGTCTGCTGGCAGGAACCGCCGCAGCCCATGGGGACCGCC
This genomic interval from Nocardioides euryhalodurans contains the following:
- the nudC gene encoding NAD(+) diphosphatase, with amino-acid sequence MTDELLPHVALSRHAHNRLGLQRTDEAWLEERWADPATRVLVVAGTRLRVLGGEVPLVPAAEAPDGTRVLLGETDGTTWFASIVAPEAAPGDPEEWVPLRGLLPALPGRPELAPLLFHAIGLAEWHHATRFCPRCATPLVSRAAGHELRCPRCDRAQFPRTDPAVIMAVRHGEELLLGRQPRWPADRWSTLAGFCEPGETLEDAVRREVDEEVGVRVGEVTYFGNQPWPLPASLMLGFVAHAETREIDVDGAEIEAARWFSREEFAAAVAAGEMQVPRGVSISSSLIADWYGGPLPGSD
- the deoD gene encoding purine-nucleoside phosphorylase yields the protein MSTHIGAAPGDIAPTVLMPGDPLRAKWIAETFLDDARCYSEVRGMYGFTGTWQGRPVSVQGSGMGQPSLAIYANELFRDYDVQTAIRVGSCGALTEKLAIRDLVIASGACTDSSMNHIAFEGLDYAPVADFGLLRDAAAAAPEAHVGLIFSSDSFYAARPELVARMVDYGVLAVEMEASALYTLAAKHGRRALAICTVSDHIVTGEETTSQEREQTFGRMVEVALTASQPG
- a CDS encoding ATP-dependent DNA helicase, whose product is MTPVEIHTPADLQAVMQARFPVSEEQWPAVSAPLEPTVVIAGAGSGKTTLMAARVVYLVATGQVRADEVLGLTFTSKAAGELAIDIRVALSRAGLLPEVATEDEERLEPTVATYNAYAASLLTEQGLRIGHEPDTRVMADASRYQLAGRAVARHTHEVQLLTDSPKHVIGNLLALDGAMSEHLVAPDDVRAFDAREQRAMEAALATEKAKADLQKVLDKIAERAELLRLVEDYRRLKRELGLMDFSDQIELATRLAREHPDVGAGERAKFRIVLLDEYQDTSVAQSMLLGALFSGPDAGQGRGHAVTAVGDPNQAIYGWRGASVSNILHVGRTFPRADGSPDIPRHQLTVSRRSDASILEAANHLARPLYADPAVPLTPLRPAEGAAPGEVRASLHPSVAAELAWLPGQVHAAQRDIAALPEDPREPGTWRRIGVLTRDNATAAEVFDALTADGIPVEIVGLNGLLRLPEVSMVVSTLTLLHDLTANADLLNLLTGPRWAIGPRDLAILGRRARDLAADPEGRSSRGRLIDELEQAVAGADPTEILSLCDAIDDPGDATYPYSAAARERFALLSGELRMLRRHGGESLLDLVRLIIDTTGIDVELASSTSAAASARRDNLDLFVKAVAEFQAIDGDHSLGSLLAYLEAEDELGTGLDVATPTEADSVKLLTVHRAKGLEWDAVFLVGVSEKKFPTERSRSLWTSVGWVLPSPLRGDAVDLPQLTERTRAGLEDFKKRSREHEAVEELRLGYVAVTRARSLLSVSSHWRLYRAAPIGPSRYQQAVVEAIAARGASPEPWTPEPEVAELAAIGPEPQPWPVTEHTAEALRRLEASELVREVDPAADDDELDLASLAEVQAWDDAIERLLDEARADRADVVDVPLPSSLSATALARLRDDPEGFARDLARPMPRPPAPAARFGTRFHAWVEARFGQQQLIDADELPGRADAEIDDADDLAALVAAFESGPFADRAPHAVEAPFALVLAGQVVRGRIDAVYAEPDGSFLVVDWKTNRRRTADPLQLALYRLAWAELTGVPLDRVRAGFFYVRHGELVEPEALPGREELEGLVSPAATP
- a CDS encoding ATP-dependent helicase; translated protein: MTTYRLVTERVAAARPVLDEHQQAVVDHPGGPLLVLAGPGTGKTTTLVEAIARRIDDGADPASILALTFSRKAAEQLRDRVTARVGRTVSTSMSSTFHSFAFGLIRRFAPPELYATPLRLLSAPEQDVVLQDLLTHAPESVRWPDTLREAVGTRGFAREVLDVLARAREKGLGPEELRRIGREEGVAEFEAAGLFLDQYLLNLDLQGATDYADLIQRAVLDAEEHRAELRARFAHVLVDEYQDTDPSQVRLLRALAGDGRDLTVVGDPHQSIYAFRGADVRGILEFPTEFPHADGRPADVVALRTTRRFGPRLLLASQRVAGRLSLPGSIPPEVREAFARPEAAAEDRPGDGVEVVTYDTARAEAEHLADRLRRAHLEDGLPWSQMAVLVRSGRSVLPAVRRSLAAAGVPVEVAADDLPLGQEPAVQPLLTALRLVVHRGIDDPASPHHVDAPTVSGLLTSPLVGLDATELRALARQARLREKAVAAAEERVPRPSDALVRAAVLDPALLEGLTGEAVARTASFARLLVRAREVLEGDGTAEGVLWTLWDGTSWPRLLRSRVEAGGQGARLAHRDLDAVGALFEAAARADEQRGHRAVGEFLATLRAQQIPGDTLAEEGVRGDAVRLLTAHRAKGLEWDLVVVAHVQEEAWPDLRRRASLLAPDRLGGDGLVPPVSTRAMLTEERRLFYVACTRARRTLLVTAVASPDDDGEQPSRFLAELFPPGDERRIRHESGRPRRPLSLAGLVAELRRTVSDPATAEPLRLAAARRLARLATERIGDRSLVPAADPATWWGTRALTASDRPLVAPGRPVPVTASMLSSITECPAKWFLEREAGGARATSASQGFGNVVHAIADGVTRADLGDDTGVVLDPGAGDPVDGLMGLVDDVWRQLTFRTPWSATREREQVRAALARFLDWHRLERGRSVVASEADFRAEVVLPDGEQVLLRGRADRLEVDTDGRVVVIDLKTGKYPLPDKEMVEHPQLGLYQYAVDHGGFADRLGPGAEAGGAELWQLRKGTKALKVQSQEPQRPGESGTLPIEEQLMAAVQVVRKEALEVRPGKVCDHCDFQLLCPAQQSGTVLS
- a CDS encoding TIGR03086 family metal-binding protein codes for the protein MSETTESVTVLQRALDQAGDLVAAVHEGQLDRPTPCTDWDVRRLATHLLAAPRKFLAAAQGQDVDWSTDPAPPESGWAEAFREAADDLVHHWHQQDESAGSADWMTAEFAVHGWDLARGLGRPSSGLDPDVAERALAFMSQGLTPENRGDVFAPEQPAPEGAGPYERLAAYAGRPVD